In a genomic window of Streptomyces roseoviridis:
- a CDS encoding DUF3093 domain-containing protein, which yields MQQPSVPPTAPSFDERLTAPRSWWVIVALLGLSGGLIMFPLGTVPTFVGLIAAAALAAVAVSSYGSARIRVVAGSLVAADARIPVSALGVPEALDAEEARAWRTHKADPRAFMVMRSYVPTAVRVEVTDPADPTPYVYLSTRDPQGLVAALEAARSDASAA from the coding sequence ATGCAGCAGCCTTCCGTGCCCCCGACCGCGCCCAGCTTCGACGAACGTCTGACCGCGCCCCGCTCCTGGTGGGTGATCGTGGCGCTCCTCGGCCTGTCCGGCGGGCTGATCATGTTCCCGCTGGGGACGGTGCCGACGTTCGTGGGTCTGATCGCGGCGGCGGCCCTCGCGGCGGTGGCGGTGTCGTCGTACGGCTCCGCCCGGATCCGGGTGGTGGCGGGATCCCTCGTCGCGGCGGACGCACGGATTCCGGTGTCGGCGCTCGGCGTGCCGGAGGCCCTGGACGCCGAGGAGGCGCGCGCCTGGCGCACGCACAAGGCCGATCCGCGCGCCTTCATGGTGATGCGCAGCTACGTGCCGACGGCCGTACGGGTCGAGGTGACGGACCCGGCGGACCCGACCCCGTACGTCTACCTCTCCACGCGGGATCCGCAGGGGCTCGTGGCGGCCCTGGAGGCGGCCCGCAGCGACGCTTCCGCGGCCTAG
- a CDS encoding DUF4193 domain-containing protein — MATDYDTPRKTDDDVDSDSLEELKARRNDKSTSTVDVDEFEAAEGLELPGADLSNEELAVRVLPKQADEFTCMSCFLVHHRSQLAREKNGQPICRDCD, encoded by the coding sequence ATGGCAACGGATTACGACACCCCACGCAAGACCGACGACGACGTCGACTCGGACAGCCTTGAAGAACTGAAGGCCCGCCGGAACGACAAGTCGACCTCGACCGTCGACGTCGACGAGTTCGAGGCCGCCGAGGGCCTGGAGCTTCCGGGCGCCGACCTCTCGAACGAGGAGCTGGCCGTCCGGGTCCTGCCCAAGCAGGCCGACGAGTTCACCTGCATGAGCTGCTTCCTCGTGCACCACCGCAGCCAGCTGGCTCGGGAGAAGAACGGCCAGCCGATCTGCCGCGACTGCGACTGA
- a CDS encoding HAMP domain-containing sensor histidine kinase, whose protein sequence is MPHSPAPVNAPPKPTWDPRDPVRPLLRPTIRIRLTLLYGGMFLIAGILLLAIIYLFTAQALRDSTSQLPFKVVSGTVTPTTDWCQLPKTSTGEPFTGEQLNNAVSMCLRHQSDRALDDLLRRSLFALLGLSIIAFAFGYAMAGRVLSPLGRITRTARQVAGSDLSRRIELDGPDDELKELADTFDEMLERLERAFGAQQRFVANASHELRTPLAINRTLLEVQLSDPEAPVELQQLGKTLLATNERSEQLVEGLLLLARSDNEIVERKPVDLAEVASRAMDQVRAEAEAKGVEFRGERAPAVVQGNGVLLERIALNLVQNAVRYNVPEEGWVEVTTATGNGQAVLEVSNTGPVVPAYEIDNLFEPFRRLRQERTGSDKGVGLGLSIARSVARAHGGRIIAEPREGGGLVMRVTLPI, encoded by the coding sequence ATGCCGCACTCCCCGGCGCCCGTCAACGCGCCCCCGAAACCGACGTGGGACCCCAGAGACCCGGTGCGCCCGCTGCTGCGGCCGACCATCCGGATAAGGCTCACCCTGCTCTACGGCGGGATGTTCCTGATCGCCGGCATCCTGCTGCTCGCGATCATCTACCTGTTCACCGCGCAGGCCCTGCGGGACAGCACCTCCCAGCTGCCCTTCAAGGTCGTCAGCGGCACGGTCACGCCGACCACCGACTGGTGCCAGCTGCCCAAGACGTCCACCGGCGAACCCTTCACGGGCGAGCAGCTCAACAACGCCGTCTCCATGTGCCTGCGCCACCAGAGCGACCGGGCCCTGGACGACCTGCTGCGCCGCTCCCTGTTCGCCCTCCTCGGCCTGAGCATCATCGCCTTCGCCTTCGGCTACGCGATGGCGGGACGGGTCCTGTCTCCGCTCGGCCGGATCACCCGGACCGCCCGTCAGGTGGCCGGATCCGATCTGTCCCGGCGGATCGAGCTGGACGGCCCCGACGACGAGCTCAAGGAGCTCGCCGACACCTTCGACGAGATGCTGGAGCGCCTGGAGCGCGCCTTCGGCGCCCAGCAGCGCTTCGTCGCCAACGCCTCGCACGAGCTGCGCACCCCGCTCGCGATCAACCGCACGCTCCTGGAGGTCCAGCTCTCGGACCCCGAGGCGCCGGTGGAGCTCCAGCAGCTCGGAAAGACGCTGCTGGCCACCAACGAGCGCAGCGAGCAGCTGGTCGAGGGCCTGCTGTTGCTGGCCCGCAGCGACAACGAGATCGTCGAGCGCAAGCCGGTCGACCTCGCGGAGGTCGCTTCCCGCGCCATGGACCAGGTGCGCGCCGAGGCCGAGGCGAAGGGCGTGGAGTTCCGGGGCGAGCGCGCGCCGGCCGTGGTCCAGGGCAACGGCGTGCTGCTGGAGCGGATCGCCCTGAACCTGGTGCAGAACGCCGTCCGGTACAACGTCCCGGAGGAGGGCTGGGTGGAGGTCACCACGGCGACGGGCAACGGTCAGGCGGTCCTGGAGGTCTCCAATACGGGTCCCGTGGTCCCCGCCTACGAGATCGACAACCTTTTCGAGCCATTCCGGCGCCTCCGTCAGGAGCGCACCGGGAGCGACAAGGGGGTCGGTCTCGGCCTGTCGATCGCGCGCTCCGTCGCGCGTGCCCACGGGGGCCGTATCATCGCGGAGCCCCGCGAGGGCGGTGGCCTCGTGATGCGTGTCACTCTCCCGATCTGA
- a CDS encoding response regulator transcription factor, with translation MRVLVVEDEQLLADAVATGLRREAMAVDVVYDGAAALERVGVNDYDVVVLDRDLPLVHGDDVCRKIVELGMPTRVLMLTASGDVSDRVEGLELGADDYLPKPFAFSELTARVRALGRRTTVPLPPVLERAGIKLDPNRREVFRDGKEVQLAPKEFAVLEVLMRSEGAVVSAEQLLEKAWDENTDPFTNVVRVTVMTLRRKLGEPPVIVTVPGSGYRI, from the coding sequence GTGCGCGTACTCGTCGTCGAGGACGAGCAGCTGCTCGCGGATGCGGTGGCCACCGGCCTGCGCCGGGAGGCCATGGCGGTCGACGTCGTGTACGACGGCGCCGCGGCCCTGGAGCGCGTCGGGGTCAACGACTACGACGTCGTGGTCCTCGACCGCGACCTCCCCCTGGTCCACGGCGACGACGTCTGCCGCAAGATCGTCGAGCTCGGCATGCCCACCCGCGTCCTGATGCTCACCGCCTCCGGGGACGTCAGCGACCGGGTGGAGGGCCTGGAGCTCGGCGCGGACGACTACCTCCCCAAGCCCTTCGCCTTCAGCGAGCTCACCGCCCGCGTCCGCGCCCTCGGCCGCCGCACCACCGTCCCCCTCCCGCCCGTCCTGGAGCGCGCCGGCATCAAGCTGGACCCCAACCGCCGCGAGGTCTTCCGCGACGGCAAGGAGGTCCAGCTCGCGCCCAAGGAGTTCGCGGTCCTGGAGGTCCTGATGCGCAGCGAGGGCGCCGTCGTCTCGGCGGAGCAGCTCCTGGAGAAGGCCTGGGACGAGAACACCGACCCGTTCACCAACGTCGTGCGCGTCACCGTGATGACGCTGCGCCGCAAGCTGGGCGAGCCCCCGGTGATCGTCACCGTGCCCGGTTCGGGATACCGGATCTGA
- a CDS encoding inositol monophosphatase family protein, translated as MTDPLLSELLDLALEAGRRAGALLRDGRPDDLAVADTKSSAIDVVTEMDIAAEKLITGFLAEHRPQDGFLGEEGASSAGTSGIRWVIDPLDGTVNYLYGLPTWAVSIAAERDGETVVGVVEVPLRGETFHAVLGGGAWLGDRRLAARPSPALDQALVATGFGYVQTRRAHQADVAQRLVPRVRDIRRGGSAAIDLCDVAAGRLDAYYERGLNPWDLAAGDLIAREAGALTGGRPGEPASGELVLAASAGLFGVVQELLEEWGAWHD; from the coding sequence GTGACCGATCCCCTGCTGTCCGAACTCCTCGACCTGGCCCTGGAGGCCGGGCGCCGGGCCGGAGCGCTGCTGCGCGACGGGCGCCCCGACGACCTGGCCGTGGCCGACACCAAGTCCAGCGCCATCGACGTCGTCACCGAGATGGACATCGCCGCCGAGAAGCTGATCACCGGCTTCCTCGCCGAGCACCGCCCCCAGGACGGCTTCCTCGGCGAGGAGGGCGCCTCCAGCGCCGGGACCAGCGGGATCCGCTGGGTCATCGACCCGCTGGACGGCACCGTGAACTACCTCTACGGGCTGCCGACCTGGGCCGTCTCCATCGCCGCCGAGCGGGACGGCGAGACGGTCGTCGGCGTCGTGGAGGTGCCGTTGCGCGGCGAGACCTTCCACGCCGTCCTCGGCGGCGGCGCCTGGCTCGGCGACCGCCGCCTCGCCGCCCGTCCCTCCCCGGCGCTCGACCAGGCCCTGGTGGCCACCGGCTTCGGCTACGTCCAGACCCGGCGCGCCCACCAGGCCGACGTCGCCCAGCGCCTCGTGCCCCGCGTCCGCGACATCCGCCGCGGCGGCTCCGCCGCCATCGACCTCTGCGACGTCGCCGCCGGCCGCCTCGACGCCTACTACGAACGCGGCCTCAACCCCTGGGACCTGGCCGCCGGCGACCTGATCGCCCGCGAGGCGGGCGCCCTGACGGGCGGCCGCCCGGGTGAGCCGGCGTCGGGTGAGCTGGTGCTCGCGGCGTCGGCGGGGCTGTTCGGGGTGGTGCAGGAGCTGCTGGAGGAGTGGGGGGCCTGGCACGACTGA
- a CDS encoding ferrochelatase, giving the protein MSDELDPAPYDALLLLSFGGPEGPDDVVPFLENVTRGRGIPKERLKEVGRHYFLFGGVSPINDQNRALLDALRADFAAAGLDLPVYWGNRNWAPYLTDTLREMVTDGRRHIAVLATSAYASYSGCRQYRENLADSLAALEAEGLPLPRVDKLRHYFNHPGFVRPMVEGVLASLADLDESVRAGAHLAFTTHSIPDSAADTSGPVTEHGDGGAYVKQHLDVARLIVDAVREETGVAHPWQLVYQSRSGAPHIPWLEPDICDHLEEVHGAGAPAVVMVPIGFVSDHMEVLYDLDTEATAKAAELGLPVRRSATVGADPRFAAAVRDLVLERAATERGQRVERCALGALGPSHDLCPIGCCPARAERPAAAGADSPYA; this is encoded by the coding sequence ATGTCCGACGAGCTCGATCCCGCCCCGTACGACGCGCTGCTGCTGCTCTCCTTCGGCGGCCCCGAGGGCCCGGACGACGTGGTCCCGTTCCTGGAGAACGTGACCCGCGGCCGAGGCATCCCCAAGGAACGGCTGAAGGAGGTGGGCCGGCACTACTTCCTCTTCGGCGGCGTCAGCCCCATCAACGACCAGAACCGCGCCCTCCTCGACGCCTTGCGCGCCGACTTCGCCGCGGCCGGCCTCGACCTGCCGGTCTACTGGGGCAACCGGAACTGGGCCCCGTACCTCACCGACACCCTGCGCGAGATGGTCACCGACGGCCGGCGCCACATCGCCGTCCTCGCCACCAGCGCCTACGCCTCCTACTCCGGCTGCCGCCAGTACCGCGAGAACCTCGCGGACTCCCTTGCCGCGCTGGAGGCGGAAGGGCTGCCGCTGCCCCGCGTCGACAAGCTGCGGCACTACTTCAACCACCCCGGCTTCGTCCGCCCCATGGTCGAGGGCGTGCTCGCCTCGCTCGCCGATCTCGACGAGTCCGTGCGGGCCGGCGCCCACCTCGCCTTCACGACCCACTCCATCCCGGACTCCGCCGCCGACACCTCCGGGCCCGTCACCGAGCACGGCGACGGCGGCGCCTACGTGAAGCAGCACCTCGACGTGGCCCGGCTGATCGTCGACGCGGTCCGCGAGGAGACCGGCGTCGCGCACCCCTGGCAGCTCGTCTACCAGTCCCGCAGCGGCGCCCCGCACATCCCGTGGCTGGAGCCGGACATCTGCGACCACCTGGAGGAGGTGCACGGCGCCGGCGCCCCGGCCGTCGTCATGGTGCCGATCGGCTTCGTCTCGGACCACATGGAGGTCCTGTACGACCTCGACACCGAAGCCACCGCCAAGGCCGCCGAGCTGGGGCTCCCGGTGCGGCGCTCGGCCACCGTCGGGGCCGACCCGCGGTTCGCCGCCGCCGTCCGCGACCTCGTCCTGGAGCGGGCGGCGACCGAGCGCGGGCAGCGCGTCGAGCGCTGCGCCCTCGGCGCCCTCGGCCCCTCCCACGACCTCTGCCCGATCGGCTGCTGCCCCGCCCGGGCCGAGCGGCCGGCGGCGGCCGGCGCCGACAGCCCGTACGCGTAA
- a CDS encoding MFS transporter, with protein sequence MPSPYRAIFAAPGTRSFSVAGFLGRMPLSMMGIGIVTMISQVTGRYGLAGALSATLAMSAAVLGPQISRMVDRHGQRRVLRPATVVALLAAAGLLLCVQFEAADWTLFVFTAFIGCVPSVGAMTRARWADIYRGEAQRLHTAYSWESIVDEVCFIFGPIVSIGLSTIWFPEAGPLLAGVFLAVGVFWLTAQRATEPAPHPHEEHSGGSALRSPGLQVLALAFVATGAIFGSVDVVTVAFAEEQGHKAAASLVLAVYALGSCLAGAVFGLLHVKGEPSVRWLVGVCAMAVSMIPLLLAGNLPLLAVALFVAGLSIAPTMVTTMALVEAHVPRTKLTEGMTWTGTGLAIGVALGSSAAGWVVDASGAEAAYVVPVVSGALAVVVGLLGYRRLREPAPTREGRRDDDTAVGERLDGEQHVA encoded by the coding sequence TTGCCCAGTCCCTACCGCGCGATCTTCGCCGCCCCCGGCACCAGATCCTTCTCCGTGGCCGGCTTCCTCGGCCGGATGCCGCTGTCCATGATGGGCATCGGCATCGTGACCATGATCTCGCAGGTCACCGGGCGGTACGGTCTCGCGGGCGCGCTCTCCGCGACGCTCGCGATGTCCGCCGCGGTGCTCGGCCCGCAGATCTCCCGCATGGTGGACCGCCACGGCCAGCGACGGGTGCTGCGCCCGGCGACCGTGGTCGCGCTGCTGGCCGCCGCGGGGCTGCTGCTCTGCGTCCAGTTCGAGGCCGCCGACTGGACGCTGTTCGTGTTCACGGCCTTCATCGGCTGCGTCCCGAGCGTCGGCGCGATGACCCGGGCCCGCTGGGCGGACATCTACCGGGGCGAGGCCCAGCGGCTGCACACCGCGTACTCCTGGGAGTCGATCGTCGACGAGGTGTGCTTCATCTTCGGACCGATCGTCTCCATCGGCCTGTCGACCATCTGGTTCCCCGAGGCCGGTCCGCTGCTCGCCGGCGTCTTCCTCGCCGTCGGCGTCTTCTGGCTGACCGCACAGCGCGCCACCGAACCGGCCCCGCACCCCCACGAGGAGCACTCCGGCGGCTCCGCCCTGCGCTCCCCCGGCCTCCAGGTGCTCGCCCTCGCCTTCGTCGCCACCGGCGCCATCTTCGGCTCGGTGGACGTCGTGACGGTCGCGTTCGCCGAGGAGCAGGGCCACAAGGCCGCCGCAAGCCTGGTTCTGGCCGTCTACGCGCTCGGTTCCTGCCTCGCGGGCGCCGTCTTCGGACTGCTCCACGTCAAGGGCGAGCCGTCCGTCCGCTGGCTCGTGGGCGTCTGCGCGATGGCCGTGAGTATGATCCCCCTCCTACTGGCCGGGAACTTGCCGTTGCTGGCCGTGGCGCTCTTTGTCGCGGGCCTGTCCATCGCGCCGACGATGGTGACCACCATGGCCCTCGTCGAAGCGCACGTACCGCGCACCAAGCTGACCGAGGGCATGACCTGGACAGGTACCGGGCTCGCGATCGGTGTGGCGCTCGGCTCCTCGGCCGCCGGCTGGGTGGTCGACGCGTCCGGGGCGGAGGCCGCGTACGTGGTGCCCGTGGTCTCGGGCGCGCTCGCGGTCGTGGTGGGGCTCCTGGGCTATCGCCGGCTGCGCGAGCCGGCGCCGACGCGGGAGGGACGGCGTGACGATGACACAGCGGTCGGGGAACGGCTCGACGGCGAGCAGCACGTGGCGTAA